A region of the Pseudomonas asiatica genome:
TTCCGCTCGCCGGAATAACTACCAACCCTGTGGGAGCGGGCGTGCCCGCGATCACGGGCGAAGCCCGTGCCATCCATTGCGCCGCCTGCTTCGCGGGCCCGCCCGCTCCCACAGGGGCCGCGCAAGGTCCTGGATCCTCCCCCCATACCAAATGTCATAAGCCGACAACTGTTCAGATTTTATCCAAATCCATCTTTATCCGGTCACCGAGAGCGGGTATCATGCCAACCCTTTTTCGAACTCCAAGATTCGGCCCCACAACAGGGATCACCTATGTCGGCGGTACGCATCGGCCCATACACACTACGTAACAACCTGATCCTCGCGCCCATGGCCGGGGTCACGGACCAGCCTTTCCGTACACTTTGCCAGCGCCTGGGCGCCGGCATGGTGGTGTCGGAAATGGTCTCCAGCGACATGAGCCTCTGGAACAGCCGCAAGTCGAGCCTGCGCCGCATCCATGAAGGTGATCCCGAACCACGCTCGGTACAGATCGCCGGTGGTGATGCGCAGATGATGGCAGCGGCGGCAAAGGCCAACGTCGAAGCTGGCGCCCAGATCATTGATATCAACATGGGCTGCCCGGCAAAAAAAGTCTGCAACAAAGCCGCAGGCTCTGCTTTATTGAGAGATGAAGCCTTGGTCAGCGAGATTCTCCACGCCGTGGTCGGCGCCGTGGACGTCCCGGTGACCCTGAAGATCCGCACCGGCTGGGACCGGGCGAACAAGAACGGCCTGAACGTGGCGAGGATCGCCGAGCAGGCCGGCATCCAGGCGCTGGCGGTGCATGGCCGCACACGCGCCGACCTGTACACCGGCGAAGCCGAATACGACACCATCGCTGCCATCAAGCAGGCGGTGTCGATCCCGGTTTTTGCCAACGGCGATATCACCTCGCCAGAAAAGGCCCGGGCGGTGCTGGACGCCACCGGGGTAGACGGCCTGTTGATCGGCCGGGCCGCCCAGGGGCGGCCATGGATCTTTCGCGAGATCGAGCATTACCTGCGCACTGGCGAACACCTGCCAGCGCCGCAGCTGGACGAAGTGGAACGCATCCTGCTGGAGCACCTGGCCGCGCTGCATGCCTTCTATGGCGATGTGATGGGCGTACGTATCGCCCGCAAGCACGTTGGCTGGTACCTGGCAACACGACCCGGCGGCAAGGAGTTTCGCTCCCGGTTCAACGCTTTGGAAGACACACAAGCGCAGTGCGCCAACGTTCGCGCGTTTTTCAGCGAACGTCGACAGAGCCTTGAGACAGAGGACGGACAAGGGGTGGCCGCATGACGATGATGACCGAGACATTTGTGAGTGGAACAACGCCCGTGAGCGACAACGCCAACCTGAAACAGCACCTCAACACGCCGAGCGAAGAGGGCCAGACCCTTCGCGACAGCGTCGAGAAGGCGCTGCACAACTACTTCGCCCACCTGGAAGGCGCGACCGTGACGGACGTGTACAACCTGGTGCTCTCCGAAGTCGAGGCGCCCCTGCTCGAAAGCGTGATGAACTACGTGAAGGGCAACCAGACCAAGGCCAGCGAGATGCTCGGGCTGAACCGAGGCACCCTGCGCAAGAAGCTCAAGCAGTACGACTTGTTGTAAGCCAGAATCCCAACCAGAAAAGGCGGCTCCCTGAACAGAGGCGCCTTTTTTGCTGACTCCACCGCGTTATTGGAACCCGAAATGACCGACCAGACTACCCGCCTGCCAGTCCGCCGCGCCCTGATCAGCGTCTCCGACAAGACCGGTATCCTCGAATTCGCCCGTGAGCTGCAGCAGCTCGGTGTCGAGATCCTGTCCACCGGCGGCACCTACAAGCTGCTCAAGGACAACGGCGTCAACGCGGTGGAAGTGGCCGACTACACCGGCTTCGCCGAAATGATGGATGGCCGGGTCAAGACCCTGCACCCGAAAATCCACGGTGGCATCCTCGGCCGTCGCGGCACCGACGACGCCATCATGAACGAGCACGGCATCAAGCCGATCGACCTGGTAGCAGTCAACCTGTACCCGTTCGAAGCCACCATTTCCAAGCCTGGCTGTGATCTGCCGACCGCCATCGAGAACATCGACATCGGCGGCCCGACCATGGTCCGTTCGGCTGCCAAGAATCACAAGGACGTGGCCATCGTGGTCAACGCCAGCGACTACGCCGGCATCGTCGAAGGCCTCAAGGCCGGTGGCCTGACCTACGCCCAGCGCTTCGACCTGATGCTCAAGGCGTTCGAACACACCGCCGCCTACGACGGCATGATCGCCAACTACATGGGCACCATCGACCAGGCCAAAGAGACCCTGAGCACTGAAGGCCGCAGCGAATTCCCGCGCACCTTCAACAGCCAGTTCGTCAAGGCCCAGGAAATGCGCTACGGCGAGAACCCGCACCAGAGCGCGGCGTTCTACGTGGAAGCGAAAAAAGGCGAAGCCAGCGTTTCCACCGCCATCCAGCTGCAGGGCAAGGAACTGTCGTTCAACAACGTGGCCGACACCGACGCCGCACTGGAGTGCGTGAAGAGCTTCGTCAAGCCGGCCTGCGTCATCGTCAAGCACGCCAACCCATGCGGCGTGGCCGTGGTACCTGAAGACGAAGGCGGCATCCGCAAGGCCTACGACCTGGCCTATGCCACCGACACCGAGTCGGCGTTCGGCGGCATCATCGCCTTCAACCGCGAGCTGGACGGCGAAACCGCCAAGGCCATCGTCGACCGCCAGTTCGTCGAAGTGATCATCGCGCCGAAAATCTCCCAGGCTGCCCGCGACGTGGTTGCCGCCAAGCAGAACGTACGCCTGCTGGAATGCGGCGAGTGGCCAGCCGAGCGCGCTGCCGGTTGGGACTTCAAGCGCGTCAACGGTGGCCTGCTGGTGCAGAGCCGCGATATCGGCATGATCACTGCCGATGACCTGAAGATCGTCACCAAGCGCGCGCCGACCGAGCAAGAGATCCACGACCTGGTGTTCGCCTGGAAAGTGGCCAAGTTCGTCAAGTCCAACGCCATTGTCTACGCCAAGCAGCGCCAGACCATCGGCGTCGGCGCCGGCCAGATGAGCCGCGTCAACTCCGCGCGCATTGCTGCAATCAAGGCCGAGCATGCCGGCCTGCAGGTGCAGGGCGCAGTCATGGCGTCGGACGCGTTCTTCCCGTTCCGTGACGGCATCGACAATGCGGCTAAAGTGGGTATCAGCGCCGTGATCCAGCCGGGTGGTTCGATGCGTGATGCCGAGGTGATTGCTGCCGCTGACGAAGCCGGCATCGCCATGGTCTTCACCGGTATGCGCCACTTCCGCCACTAAACAGATGCAGGGCCGATCGCCGGCCCTTGTAGGAGCGGCCTTGTGTCGCGATAGGGCCGCAAGGCGGCCCCGGCAATTTCTGCTGCGAAGCTGAAAACCTGGGGCCGCTACGCGCCCCTTTCGCGACACAAGGCCGCTCCTACAGGAAGCGGGATCGGCCAGACAGAATTCGAGGTTTTGACATGAAAGTTTTGATCATCGGCAGCGGCGGCCGTGAGCACGCCCTGGCCTGGAAAGTCGCCCAGGACCCACGCGTGGAGAAAGTCTTCGTTGCCCCGGGCAACGCCGGCACCGCCATTGAAGCCAAGTGCGAGAACGTCGCCATCGACGTGTGCGCCCTGGAGCAACTGGCTGACTTCGCCGAGAAGAACGTCGACCTGACCATCGTCGGCCCGGAAGCACCGCTGGTCATCGGCGTGGTCGACCTGTTCCGCAGCCGCGGCCTGGACTGCTTCGGTCCGACCAAGGGCGCAGCCCAGCTGGAAGGCTCCAAGGCCTTCACCAAGGACTTCCTGGCGCGTCACAAGATCCCGACCGCCGACTACCAGAACTTCACCGAAATCGAACCGGCGCTGGCCTACCTGCAGGAAAAAGGCGCGCCGATCGTGATCAAGGCCGACGGCCTGGCCGCGGGCAAGGGCGTGATCGTCGCCATGACCCTGGAAGAAGCCGAAGCCGCCGTGCGTGACATGCTGGCCGGCAACGCCTTCGGCGATGCGGGCTCCCGCGTGGTGATCGAGGAGTTCCTCGACGGCGAGGAAGCCAGCTTCATCGTCATGGTCGACGGCCAGAACGTGCTGCCCATGGCCACCAGCCAGGACCACAAGCGCGTCGGCGACCAGGACACCGGCCCGAACACCGGCGGCATGGGTGCCTACTCCCCTGCCCCGGTGGTCACCGCCGAAGTGCACCAGCGCGTGATGGACCAGGTGATCTGGCCGACCGTGCGCGGCATGGCCGAGGAAGGCAACGTCTACACCGGCTTCCTCTACGCCGGCCTGATGATCGACAAGGCGGGCAACCCCAAGGTCATCGAGTTCAACTGCCGCTTCGGCGACCCTGAGACCCAGCCAGTCATGCTGCGCCTGGAGTCGAGCCTGGTGCTGCTGGTCGAGGCCGCATTCGCCAAGGCGCTGGACAAGGTCGAAGCACAGTGGGACCCGCGCCCGAGCCTGGGCGTGGTACTGGCTGCCGGCGGCTACCCGGGCGACTACGCCAAGGGTGACGTGATCAATGGACTGGACGCTGCCGCGAAGATCGAAGGCAAGGTGTTCCACGCCGGTACTGCGCTCAAGGATGGCAAGGTGACCACCAACGGCGGCCGCGTGCTGTGTGCCACCGCCATGGGCAGCACCGTTGCCGACGCGCAGCAGCAGGCTTACCGCCTGGCCAAGGAAGTAAGCTGGAACGGCAGCTTCTACCGCACCGACATCGGCTACCGGGCCATCGCCCGCGAGTGCGGTGAGCACCAGCAGTAAGTTGTACCGGGCTGCCGCAGCGCGCTCCAGCACCTTGCGCCTGCGGCATCCGGCTCGTCGACAGGGCCCCGAGGGGCCTTGCCTTCGACTTGGCGCGCCGCGCATAGTTAATACCCGGCACCTTGGCTAAGAAGGGATTTCGTAGTGCGTCGGCTTCGGATTGCCTCAGCTCTGATCGTCAGCTTGCTGACCTTGCTCTGCATGTTCCCGGCTGCGGCCGAACATGACGGAGGCTGGGCCGTTCTGCTCGACGAACAGGCCAACCTGCAACTGAGCGACGTGCGCTCCGAGCGTTACCGCAACCAGTTCAGCCCGCTGGTACTCGCCGACCTGGATGCCGCCCCCGCGGAACAGGCCCTGTGGCTGCACTACCGCCTGGAGCCCGGCGAGCAGGAACAACTGCTGCGGGTTTTCGCCCCAGACCTTTCTGGCCTGGACCTCTACGCCCTCGAGGGCGACCAGCTTCTGCGTCAGCTGCACCACGGGCGCCAGGCCGGCAATGCCAGCCCGACCCTGCGTGGCAGCGACCATGTACTGCCCCTGCCCAACAGCAAGCAACCCCTGGATATCTACCTGCGCCTGGTTTCCGAGCACCAGCTGCGCCCGGCCATCAGCCTGGAGCCTGCGGCCGTGGCAGCCTCCGACCAGCGCCAGCCACTGCTGTTCGGCATGCTGTTCGGCGGCCTGGTGATGCTGATCATGCACAACCTGATCCGCTTCCTCTACAGCCGCTCCAGCACCACCCTGATCCTGGCGCTGTACCACGGCCTGATGCTGCTCAGCGGCCTGATCCTGCTGAACCTCAGCGGCCCCTGGTGGCACGTGTGGCACAGCGCGCAGACGCCCGCCGCATACCTGACGCTGGTCCTGGCCGGCCTGGCCGGGCTGTGTTTCACCCAGCATTTCTTCTCGCCATGCAACTCGCCACGGCTCAACCGCCTGCTGCAGGGCGAGATGCTGGTGGTCGGGTTGAGCGGGTTGGTGCTGCTGTTCGTCGACACCCTGCCCCTGAACCTGATGACCTACGCCCTGATGGCCCTGGGCAGCGTGAGCATGCTGCTGGTCAGCAGCTACCACTGGTACAAGGGCTATGCCCCCGCACGCCTGTTCAGCCTGGCCATGGTGGTGTTCAACCTCGGTGGGCTGGTGCTGCTGCCAGCGCTGCTGGGCCTGACCCGTACTTCGACGCCCTGGCTGCTGTGCATCCTGCTGGGGCTGACCGTGGCCAGCGGCCTGCTGCTCAACCTGGCAGTCAGCGAACGCCTGCGGCGCATGAGTGAAGAGCGCTTCAGCGCCAGCCGCGCCCTGGCTGCCAGCGATGCCGAAATCAACGCCAAGGCCGAGTTCCTGGCCAAGATCAGCCACGAAATCCGCACCCCCATGAACGGTGTGCTGGGCATGACCGAGCTGCTGCTGGGCACGCCGCTGTCGGTCAAGCAGCGCGACTACGTGCAGACCATTCACAGCGCCGGCAACGAACTGCTCACGCTGATCAACGAGATTCTCGACATTTCCAAGCTGGAATCCCGGCAGATCGAACTCGATGACGTGCAGTTCGACCTCAACGCGCTGATCGAAGATTGCCTGAACATCTTCCGTGCCAAGGCCGAACAGCAGAACATCGAACTGATCAGCTTCACCCAGCCGCAGGTACCACGGGTGATCAGCGGCGACCCGACGCGCCTGCGCCAGGCCTTGTCGAGCCTGCTGGAGAATGCCCTGAAAAACACCGACCAGGGCGAGATCCTGCTGGTAGTGGCGCTGGACCAGCGCGGCGAGGTACCGCGCCTGCGCATCGCCGTGCAGGACAGCGGCGAACCGTTGCCCGCCGCTGACCGCGAAGCCCTGCTGCAGGCCGAGTTGCACAGCCACCACTTCCTGTCCAGCAACAAGCTGGGCGGCCACCTGGGGCTGGTCATCGCCAAGCAGCTGATCGGCCTGATGCAGGGTGAGTTCGGCATCAAGAGCAGCACCGGCATGGGCAACACCCTGTGGCTGACGCTGCCGCTGGACCCTTCGCGCCTGGAACAGCCACCGGCCGACCTGGACAGCCCGCTGCGCGATGCTCGCGTACTGGTGGTGGACGACAACGACACCTGCCGCAAGGTGCTGGTACAGCAGTGCAGTGCCTGGGGCATGAACGTCAGCGCGGTCCCGTCGGGCAAGGAAGCGCTGGCCCTGCTGCGCACCAAGGCCCACCTGCGCGACTACTTCGATGCCGTGCTGCTGGACCAGAACATGCCAGGCATGACCGGCATGCAGCTGGCCGCCAAGATCAAGGAAGACCCGAGCCTGAACCACGACATCCTGGTGGTGATGCTCACGGGCATCAGCAACGCGCCGAGCAAGGTCATTGCGCGCAACGCCGGGGTCAAGCGGATCCTCGCCAAGCCGGTGGCCGGCTACACGCTGAAAACCACCCTGGCCGAAGAACTGGCCCAGCGCGGCCGCGAGCAAGCCATACCAGCCAGTTTGCCCGGCATCCCCCAGGCACTGGACCTGCCCGGCGATTTCCGCGTGCTGGTCGCCGAGGACAACAGCATCTCGACCAAGGTGATCCGCGGCATGCTCGGCAAGCTCAACCTCGAGCCCGACACCGCCAGCAATGGCGAAGAGGCCTTGCAGGCGATGAAGGCGCAGCGCTATGACCTGGTGCTGATGGACTGCGAAATGCCGATACTGGACGGCTTCTCGGCCACCCAGCAGCTGCGCGCCTGGGAAGCGGCCAACCAGCGCCAGCGCACCCCGGTGGTGGCGCTGACCGCGCACATACTTGCCGAACACAAGGAACGCGCCCGCCTGGCGGGCATGGACGGGCACATGGCCAAACCGGTGGAACTGTCGCAGTTGCGAGAGCTGATCCAGTACTGGGCCAATCACCGGGAAGCCAAGGTGGATCCGGTGCATAGTTCCTGATCTGAGGCGCCTGTGCCGGCCTCTTCGCGGGTGAACCCGCTCCCACAGGGATAGCATTGCCTTCAGGCCTTATGCAGTACCTGTGGGAGCGGGTTCACCCGCGAAAAGGCCGGTACAGGCTATCAACAGAATCTGCTGATAAACTCTGCCCAGCCATAACTGCCTGGACTAGCCCCCATGCTCCATGAGTTGTTCAGCGTCTACCTGAAAATGCTCGTGCTCTACAGCCCGTTCTTCGTGCTGTCGTGCTTCATCAGCCTGACCCGCGGACACTCCAGCAAGGAGCGCAAGCAGCTGGCCTGGAAGGTGGCCATCGCCGCGCTGATCGCCAGTGTCCTGCTGTACCTGTTCGGGCGGGCGATCTTCGGCATCTTCGGCATCACCGCCGACGCCTTCCGCATCGGCGCCGGCAGCGTGCTGTTCATCTCGGCACTGGGCATGGCCCAAGGCAAGTCCGCGGTACAGGCCGACAACGTGCAGCAGGATGTCACCATCGTGCCGCTGACCATCCCGCTCACCGTCGGCCCCGGCACCATCGGTGCACTGCTGGTGATGGGCGTCGGCCACCCGCACTGGGACGACAAGCTGTTGGCCATCATCAGCATCGCCCTGGCCAGCTTTACCGTCGGCCTGGTGCTGTACCTGTCACACCGTATCGAGCGCATCCTCGGTGACCAGGGCCTGCAGATCGTCAGCCGGCTGATGGGGCTGTTCGTCTGCGCCCTGGCTGCACAAATCATCTTTACCGGTATCAAAGGCTACCTGGCGCCCTGACCATCGCCGCATTGAGGTCGAACCGATACTCCCCCTGCGCATCCTTGGTTTTCATCAATGCCTGCAGTTCATCTCGCTGGTGTTGGAAGCGCCCGTTATCCAGCTGCAAGGAAACGCCATTGAACCCGGCTTCGCCCTCCAGCGCCTTTTCGACCAACAGCATGTCCTGAGAGATGCCGGCGATCGGCTTGTCGAATTGCAGGGTGATACTGCAAAGGTCGAGCGCCGGCCCCGGCTTGAGCAGGCCAAGCTCGATCACCAGCTGCGAACCCTGCGTGCTGAACTTCAGCTGGTGGCGAAAACCTTCGATCGATCGGCCCAGGCCGCTTCTTACTGCAGCCAGCACGGCTTCATGACGGATCGAGCGCATCTTCAGCCACGCCTCGAGCGGCTGTATCTGCGCGCTGCGCGCGGGTTGCCCCAACTGTTTCAGGTCATGCGTACTGGCCAGCTTGATCCAGCCCAGTTGCCGATATGCCTCGCGATAGGCGTCATACCAGGCTTCATAGTTGTCAAAGCGTGACCCCGCATTCCTGTTGGCCACCAACTGGGCGTAAAGGATGGAGTCGAAGGCAGCCTGGCGTTGAATCTGGCCAGTGTCCGCGCGATACAGTAATGCCGTCCCGCCAATCAACATCAGTTGTTCAGCTGTTCTGTCCATTGCGTTGCCTCGTCACAAAGAGCCGAACAAGGCGGCGTTGCAACAACGCCGCCCTGCAATCAGATGTCGTACTGGAGAACGTTCTCGACGCTGCGCACGCCGAGTTTGTTTTCCACGGTTTCGCGGACCTTGTCGTAGACGAAAGTGTTGAGGGTGAGCACAGCCATGCCGGCGTAGTACTCGGTCTTTTCCAGCTTCCACTGGATACCCAGGATGTCATCATCCAGTTGTGGGGCAGACGCCTGGATGCAGTTCACCACCATGACTACATCGTTGTTGTCGGTTTCGACGCAGGCGGCCATCCCGACCATGCCCCTGACCTTGTTCTTGCGCTTGTGATCGACCACCTTGAGGTCGTTTTCGACGGTGGTGAGTTTGTCGAAGGCCGCCTTGGCCAGCACACCCAACTTGGTACCACCCAGCACCGCATTACCGACCGCACCAATCGCCCGTACAGCGACAGCACCTATGGTGACAGACAGGTCGGCAGAGGTTTCCAGCTCGAAGGTGCGACGAGGGATGGTAAAACCAAGATCACGCATGACATCGATGAACCGGTCATACCACTCCCTGCTCTGTTTTTCGGCATCGAAGGACTTGTCAGCCACCAAGGTGGCAAAGTGGAAGGCATTCTTCACATCGTGGCGGCTTTGCGCCGACATGCCTGCGCCGCAGGCCAGCAGGTTACCTTCAACCAGGATGGCTGTGTCAGTTGCAGTGACTTGTGTTTCTGTGGACATGTGGAAACTCCTAGATGGTTACCCCTCGAGTGAGGGGCAACCAACTTAGCCAGCGCGCCCAGGATGCAACGCGCTGAAGGGTTTCCGGTGCAACTAGTCGGCCGACGGGTACCAACGCGGCGTGTAGGCCCACACCCCACCCGAGAGGCGAGGAAACACGCAGGTTGTAGATGAGCCGACCAGCACCATGGTGCGCATGTCGACCATTTCCGGCAGCAGCTCGGCCAATGTGACGACCTTCAGCGTCTGCCCCGGCCTACCGATGTCACGGCCAAGGACTACAGGCGTGTTCCCCTCGCGGTGCCGACGCACGACCTCCAGCGCTACCCCGAGCTGGTGCGGCCTTGCCTTGGAAATCGGGTTGTAGAACGCCAGCACCAGGTCGGCCTGGGCCGCCAGGTCCAAGCGCTTTTCAATGATCGACCACGGCTTGAGGTTGTCCGACAGCGACATCACGCAGAAGTCATGCCCCAGCGGCGCGCCCGCCTGGGCGGCGGTCGCGAGCGAGGCCGACACCCCCGGCAGGATCTCGAGATCCACCCGGTGCCAGGCCGGGTCAGTGGACTCGTGCAACGCTTCAAGTACCGCAGCTGCCATGGCGAACACACCCGGGTCGCCCGACGACACCACCACAACCGAACGGCCCTGGGCTGCCAGTTCGAAAGCATGCCGGGCACGCTGCATCTCTTCACGGTTGTCGGTGCAGTGCAGCACTTGGTCGTCACGGAACGGGCCGGCCATGCGCACGTAGGTTTCGTAACCGAGCACATCTTCGGCCCGCGCAAGCTCGGCCTTGACCGCCGGCACCATCAGCTCGGCTGCACCCGGCCCCAGGCCGATGACCGCCAGACGACCCCGACGACGACCGATCTGCGCCACCTCGACCGGGGCAGGCGCCACCGCGATGACCACGTCTGCCACCTCGATCAGCTGCGCAGCAGGCAATGCCGCAGCAACCATCCCGGCCAGATCATGCGTCCTGGCAGCAAAGCGCAAGGCAATCCCCAGGGCCTGTGCGGCCTCGTGCAGGGCATTGTCGGCCATGGCTTGCTCGTCGGCCAGCAGGCAGGCCACTGCAGGCTCGGCGATGCCGGCCTGCTGCAATGCCGCACGGATACTGGCCAGGCTGCCGCCAGCAACACCCACTACCACCGAACGCGGGTGGATCAGCAGCTCGTCGCGGCTGGCCGGGCGGGCCTGGTGCCCCACATGGATGGTACGCCGAGCCGCCTCGCTGGCAGGCAACTGTGCCTGTTGCAGCCACGGCGCGTCACCTTCGATGCGCACCGCCTCGCCAGCCAGCAGGTCGGAGACAAAGCGCTTGCCTTGCTCGATATCCGCCAGCGCATAGCCCTGTGGCGGGTTCAGCAGACAGGTGCCGAAACGCAGCTCGCCACTGGTGGTGATGGCCGCAGCAACGCCCAGTGCTTCAGCGATTTCGCGCGCCATCACGTTCACACCGCCAAGGCCACCAAGCAACGGCACTACGGCACTGCCGTCTTCGGCCACGGCCAGTACCGGTGGCTCGACACCTTTCTCGCTGAGCAGGCTGGCCAGGCTGCGGATGACGATACCCGCCGCGCACAGGGCGATGATCGGCGTGTTCTGCTGGTACAGCCCACGCAGGGTATCGCCGAACGCGGTGTAGCAAAGGTCGGCACCCTCGACCCGGCCTTCCAGGCCATGGATCGATGCTTGTGGATAACGCTGCTGGATACGCTGCGCCGTGGCCAGGCTGCCCTGGCCAAGGATGACGATCGCCGGTGCCTGGTGCATGTTCAGCCCTGCCATTTTTCACCCGGCACGATGATCAGCGAGAAGTACGGCGACGACTGTGGGTCGACCTGGTCCAGCGGCACGATCTTCTGGTTGGCCATGGTCGCCCGCTCCACATACAGCGCGCGCCCGTCCAGGCCCAGTTCGGCCAGCACTTCGCGCACCTTGGGGAAGTTGCGCCCAAGCTTCATGATCACCGCCGCGTCGGCGTCGGCCAGGCGACGCTTGAGCTCCTCGGCCGGCAACACGCCAGACAGCACCGACAGGCTCTGGTTGCGGTACACCAGCGGCGCGCCCAGTACCGAGGCACCACCGAGCATCGAGCAGACGCCGGGGATCACTTCGGCCTCGTAGCGCTGCGCCAGGCGGTCGTGCAGGTACATGTAGGAACCATAGAAGAACGGGTCGCCTTCACAGATCACCGCCACGTCGCGGCCGGCATCCAGATGCTCGGCTACCTGCACGCTGGCCTCGTCGTAGAAGTCGCTGATCACCTGTTCATAGGACAGC
Encoded here:
- the dusB gene encoding tRNA dihydrouridine synthase DusB produces the protein MSAVRIGPYTLRNNLILAPMAGVTDQPFRTLCQRLGAGMVVSEMVSSDMSLWNSRKSSLRRIHEGDPEPRSVQIAGGDAQMMAAAAKANVEAGAQIIDINMGCPAKKVCNKAAGSALLRDEALVSEILHAVVGAVDVPVTLKIRTGWDRANKNGLNVARIAEQAGIQALAVHGRTRADLYTGEAEYDTIAAIKQAVSIPVFANGDITSPEKARAVLDATGVDGLLIGRAAQGRPWIFREIEHYLRTGEHLPAPQLDEVERILLEHLAALHAFYGDVMGVRIARKHVGWYLATRPGGKEFRSRFNALEDTQAQCANVRAFFSERRQSLETEDGQGVAA
- the fis gene encoding DNA-binding transcriptional regulator Fis, with protein sequence MTMMTETFVSGTTPVSDNANLKQHLNTPSEEGQTLRDSVEKALHNYFAHLEGATVTDVYNLVLSEVEAPLLESVMNYVKGNQTKASEMLGLNRGTLRKKLKQYDLL
- the purH gene encoding bifunctional phosphoribosylaminoimidazolecarboxamide formyltransferase/IMP cyclohydrolase, which encodes MTDQTTRLPVRRALISVSDKTGILEFARELQQLGVEILSTGGTYKLLKDNGVNAVEVADYTGFAEMMDGRVKTLHPKIHGGILGRRGTDDAIMNEHGIKPIDLVAVNLYPFEATISKPGCDLPTAIENIDIGGPTMVRSAAKNHKDVAIVVNASDYAGIVEGLKAGGLTYAQRFDLMLKAFEHTAAYDGMIANYMGTIDQAKETLSTEGRSEFPRTFNSQFVKAQEMRYGENPHQSAAFYVEAKKGEASVSTAIQLQGKELSFNNVADTDAALECVKSFVKPACVIVKHANPCGVAVVPEDEGGIRKAYDLAYATDTESAFGGIIAFNRELDGETAKAIVDRQFVEVIIAPKISQAARDVVAAKQNVRLLECGEWPAERAAGWDFKRVNGGLLVQSRDIGMITADDLKIVTKRAPTEQEIHDLVFAWKVAKFVKSNAIVYAKQRQTIGVGAGQMSRVNSARIAAIKAEHAGLQVQGAVMASDAFFPFRDGIDNAAKVGISAVIQPGGSMRDAEVIAAADEAGIAMVFTGMRHFRH
- the purD gene encoding phosphoribosylamine--glycine ligase codes for the protein MKVLIIGSGGREHALAWKVAQDPRVEKVFVAPGNAGTAIEAKCENVAIDVCALEQLADFAEKNVDLTIVGPEAPLVIGVVDLFRSRGLDCFGPTKGAAQLEGSKAFTKDFLARHKIPTADYQNFTEIEPALAYLQEKGAPIVIKADGLAAGKGVIVAMTLEEAEAAVRDMLAGNAFGDAGSRVVIEEFLDGEEASFIVMVDGQNVLPMATSQDHKRVGDQDTGPNTGGMGAYSPAPVVTAEVHQRVMDQVIWPTVRGMAEEGNVYTGFLYAGLMIDKAGNPKVIEFNCRFGDPETQPVMLRLESSLVLLVEAAFAKALDKVEAQWDPRPSLGVVLAAGGYPGDYAKGDVINGLDAAAKIEGKVFHAGTALKDGKVTTNGGRVLCATAMGSTVADAQQQAYRLAKEVSWNGSFYRTDIGYRAIARECGEHQQ
- a CDS encoding hybrid sensor histidine kinase/response regulator; amino-acid sequence: MRRLRIASALIVSLLTLLCMFPAAAEHDGGWAVLLDEQANLQLSDVRSERYRNQFSPLVLADLDAAPAEQALWLHYRLEPGEQEQLLRVFAPDLSGLDLYALEGDQLLRQLHHGRQAGNASPTLRGSDHVLPLPNSKQPLDIYLRLVSEHQLRPAISLEPAAVAASDQRQPLLFGMLFGGLVMLIMHNLIRFLYSRSSTTLILALYHGLMLLSGLILLNLSGPWWHVWHSAQTPAAYLTLVLAGLAGLCFTQHFFSPCNSPRLNRLLQGEMLVVGLSGLVLLFVDTLPLNLMTYALMALGSVSMLLVSSYHWYKGYAPARLFSLAMVVFNLGGLVLLPALLGLTRTSTPWLLCILLGLTVASGLLLNLAVSERLRRMSEERFSASRALAASDAEINAKAEFLAKISHEIRTPMNGVLGMTELLLGTPLSVKQRDYVQTIHSAGNELLTLINEILDISKLESRQIELDDVQFDLNALIEDCLNIFRAKAEQQNIELISFTQPQVPRVISGDPTRLRQALSSLLENALKNTDQGEILLVVALDQRGEVPRLRIAVQDSGEPLPAADREALLQAELHSHHFLSSNKLGGHLGLVIAKQLIGLMQGEFGIKSSTGMGNTLWLTLPLDPSRLEQPPADLDSPLRDARVLVVDDNDTCRKVLVQQCSAWGMNVSAVPSGKEALALLRTKAHLRDYFDAVLLDQNMPGMTGMQLAAKIKEDPSLNHDILVVMLTGISNAPSKVIARNAGVKRILAKPVAGYTLKTTLAEELAQRGREQAIPASLPGIPQALDLPGDFRVLVAEDNSISTKVIRGMLGKLNLEPDTASNGEEALQAMKAQRYDLVLMDCEMPILDGFSATQQLRAWEAANQRQRTPVVALTAHILAEHKERARLAGMDGHMAKPVELSQLRELIQYWANHREAKVDPVHSS
- a CDS encoding MarC family protein; translation: MLHELFSVYLKMLVLYSPFFVLSCFISLTRGHSSKERKQLAWKVAIAALIASVLLYLFGRAIFGIFGITADAFRIGAGSVLFISALGMAQGKSAVQADNVQQDVTIVPLTIPLTVGPGTIGALLVMGVGHPHWDDKLLAIISIALASFTVGLVLYLSHRIERILGDQGLQIVSRLMGLFVCALAAQIIFTGIKGYLAP
- the cobJ gene encoding precorrin-3B C(17)-methyltransferase, whose protein sequence is MHQAPAIVILGQGSLATAQRIQQRYPQASIHGLEGRVEGADLCYTAFGDTLRGLYQQNTPIIALCAAGIVIRSLASLLSEKGVEPPVLAVAEDGSAVVPLLGGLGGVNVMAREIAEALGVAAAITTSGELRFGTCLLNPPQGYALADIEQGKRFVSDLLAGEAVRIEGDAPWLQQAQLPASEAARRTIHVGHQARPASRDELLIHPRSVVVGVAGGSLASIRAALQQAGIAEPAVACLLADEQAMADNALHEAAQALGIALRFAARTHDLAGMVAAALPAAQLIEVADVVIAVAPAPVEVAQIGRRRGRLAVIGLGPGAAELMVPAVKAELARAEDVLGYETYVRMAGPFRDDQVLHCTDNREEMQRARHAFELAAQGRSVVVVSSGDPGVFAMAAAVLEALHESTDPAWHRVDLEILPGVSASLATAAQAGAPLGHDFCVMSLSDNLKPWSIIEKRLDLAAQADLVLAFYNPISKARPHQLGVALEVVRRHREGNTPVVLGRDIGRPGQTLKVVTLAELLPEMVDMRTMVLVGSSTTCVFPRLSGGVWAYTPRWYPSAD